In the genome of Chaetodon auriga isolate fChaAug3 chromosome 15, fChaAug3.hap1, whole genome shotgun sequence, one region contains:
- the LOC143333292 gene encoding interferon regulatory factor 1-like isoform X1, translated as MPVSRMRMRPWLEKMIESNSISGLKWVDKDKTVFTIPWKHAARHGWELDKDACLFKEWAIHTGKYVQGQTSDPKTWKANFRCAMNSLPDIKEVKDKSINKGHQAMRVFRMLPVTQKSREKRSKGKDTKSRKKNSAVKKEEDLEDYSDTQSPMDQSEDAFSTQENTIDSTVNTEQPDFSFMTQSEVPDWSLSVEIGAEGIHNTFCNRFQVSPEHSNCDYADEIIQICKQLEADSHWMSSSLDSSGFLNNEACTSPGSQWSETSSDLEAEDIPQYTNLGADYTNGIEDLWNSYCQQITPLL; from the exons ATGCCCGTGTCAAGGATGAGGATGAGGCCATGGCTGGAGAAGATGATCGAGTCAAACTCCATCTCGGGTCTGAAATGGGTGGACAAG GACAAGACTGTATTCACAATTCCCTGGAAGCATGCAGCTCGACACGGCTGGGAGCTGGACAAGGACGCGTGTCTGTTCAAAGAGTGGGCCATCCACACAG GGAAATATGTGCAAGGGCAGACCTCTGACCCAAAGACGTGGAAAGCCAACTTCCGCTGTGCAATGAACTCACTGCCTGACATCAAGGAGGTGAAAGACAAGAGCATCAATAAAGGGCATCAAGCCATGCGTGTCTTCAGGATGTTGCCTGTCACCCAAAAATCTAGAG AAAAACGAAGCAAAGGAAAGGATACAAAGTCAAGGAAGAAG AACTCAGCTGTCAAGAAGGAGGAAGACTTGGAAGACTACAGTGATACTCAGTCTCCCATGGATCAGTCAGAAGACGCCTTTTCCACTCAGGAGAACACAATCGACAGCACAGTGAACACAGAGCAGCCAG ATTTCTCGTTTATGACTCAATCTGAAGTTCCCGACTGGTCTTTGTCAGTTGAAATCGGGGCTGAGGGCATCCACAACACCTTCTGCAACAGATTTCAAGTTTCACCTGAACACAGCA ATTGCGACTATGCTGATGAAATTATCCAG ATTTGCAAGCAACTGGAGGCAGACTCACACTGGATGTCAAGCAGTTTAGACAGCAGTGGGTTCCTGAACAATGAAGCATGCACCAGTCCAGGCAGCCAATGGAGTGAAACTTCCTCAG ACCTAGAAGCAGAGGACATTCCACAGTACACAAATCTGGGTGCAGACTACACAAATGGCATAGAGGACCTCTGGAACAgctattgtcaacaaatcacCCCCTTGCTCTGA
- the LOC143333292 gene encoding interferon regulatory factor 1-like isoform X2 — MPVSRMRMRPWLEKMIESNSISGLKWVDKDKTVFTIPWKHAARHGWELDKDACLFKEWAIHTGKYVQGQTSDPKTWKANFRCAMNSLPDIKEVKDKSINKGHQAMRVFRMLPVTQKSREKRSKGKDTKSRKKNSAVKKEEDLEDYSDTQSPMDQSEDAFSTQENTIDSTVNTEQPDFSFMTQSEVPDWSLSVEIGAEGIHNTFCNRFQVSPEHSNCDYADEIIQT, encoded by the exons ATGCCCGTGTCAAGGATGAGGATGAGGCCATGGCTGGAGAAGATGATCGAGTCAAACTCCATCTCGGGTCTGAAATGGGTGGACAAG GACAAGACTGTATTCACAATTCCCTGGAAGCATGCAGCTCGACACGGCTGGGAGCTGGACAAGGACGCGTGTCTGTTCAAAGAGTGGGCCATCCACACAG GGAAATATGTGCAAGGGCAGACCTCTGACCCAAAGACGTGGAAAGCCAACTTCCGCTGTGCAATGAACTCACTGCCTGACATCAAGGAGGTGAAAGACAAGAGCATCAATAAAGGGCATCAAGCCATGCGTGTCTTCAGGATGTTGCCTGTCACCCAAAAATCTAGAG AAAAACGAAGCAAAGGAAAGGATACAAAGTCAAGGAAGAAG AACTCAGCTGTCAAGAAGGAGGAAGACTTGGAAGACTACAGTGATACTCAGTCTCCCATGGATCAGTCAGAAGACGCCTTTTCCACTCAGGAGAACACAATCGACAGCACAGTGAACACAGAGCAGCCAG ATTTCTCGTTTATGACTCAATCTGAAGTTCCCGACTGGTCTTTGTCAGTTGAAATCGGGGCTGAGGGCATCCACAACACCTTCTGCAACAGATTTCAAGTTTCACCTGAACACAGCA ATTGCGACTATGCTGATGAAATTATCCAG ACCTAG